The following proteins are co-located in the Clavibacter capsici genome:
- a CDS encoding LpqB family beta-propeller domain-containing protein, whose amino-acid sequence MPTSLTTSPLELVATPGTPLDATWVDELDVATLTLAPDGERQVTLHQVGGPSKDMGSAADGVSITGANDESGLRVLTGAGALLTPRGSTWQQTATGVSFVATKR is encoded by the coding sequence GTGCCCACCAGCCTCACCACGTCGCCCCTCGAGCTCGTGGCCACGCCCGGCACGCCGCTCGACGCGACGTGGGTGGACGAGCTTGACGTCGCGACCCTGACGCTCGCGCCCGACGGCGAGCGCCAGGTCACGCTGCACCAGGTCGGCGGCCCGTCGAAGGACATGGGATCCGCGGCCGACGGCGTCTCCATCACGGGCGCGAACGACGAGAGCGGCCTGCGCGTCCTCACCGGCGCCGGCGCGCTCCTCACGCCGCGGGGCAGCACGTGGCAGCAGACGGCCACCGGCGTCTCCTTCGTCGCGACCAAGCGCTGA
- a CDS encoding phosphoribosyltransferase family protein: MLDVPSPRSALRRRGYAPVGVLLARARIRPLRGPGIPGLRRHPLRFTRRPADQAGLGVAARAANVDGCLAARGDLAGRRVVVVDDVLTTGATLRETCRAVRAAGGEVVACAVLAAVPARAAAGSARRS; the protein is encoded by the coding sequence GTGCTCGACGTCCCGTCGCCCCGGTCGGCCCTCCGTCGCCGCGGCTACGCGCCCGTCGGGGTCCTGCTGGCGCGCGCCCGCATCCGCCCCCTGCGCGGGCCCGGCATCCCCGGGCTGCGGCGCCACCCGCTGCGCTTCACGCGCCGCCCCGCCGACCAGGCCGGCCTCGGCGTCGCCGCCCGGGCCGCCAACGTCGACGGCTGCCTGGCCGCCCGCGGCGACCTCGCGGGCCGCCGCGTCGTGGTGGTCGACGACGTGCTCACCACCGGCGCCACCCTCCGGGAGACCTGCCGCGCGGTGCGGGCCGCGGGCGGCGAGGTCGTCGCCTGCGCGGTGCTGGCCGCCGTGCCCGCCCGTGCGGCGGCCGGCTCCGCCCGCAGGTCGTGA
- the hpf gene encoding ribosome hibernation-promoting factor, HPF/YfiA family, protein MDINITGRNAEITDRFRVYATEKAEKIAQLAEKSISLDIKVSRHSEKSGGSAGDDRVEITLVGPGPVVRAESSAADKFAAFDLALGRMLERLRRAKDKKKIHRGNHRPVSLHEAATEGFAQIDLDPADVELIERVNGKGVAPADQPVEEEDYCPVVIRTKVFPSQSMTVDQALEHMELVGHDFFLFIDAETDRPSVVYRRKGWDYGVIGLADGEQELAGAGAGSRSLRR, encoded by the coding sequence ATGGACATCAACATCACCGGCCGCAACGCGGAGATCACCGACCGGTTCCGCGTGTACGCCACCGAGAAGGCCGAGAAGATCGCGCAGCTCGCCGAGAAGTCCATCTCGCTCGACATCAAGGTCTCGCGCCACAGCGAGAAGTCCGGCGGCTCCGCCGGCGACGACCGCGTGGAGATCACCCTCGTCGGCCCCGGCCCCGTCGTCCGCGCGGAGAGCAGCGCGGCCGACAAGTTCGCGGCCTTCGACCTGGCCCTCGGCCGGATGCTCGAGCGCCTGCGCCGTGCCAAGGACAAGAAGAAGATCCACCGCGGCAACCACCGCCCGGTGTCCCTCCACGAGGCGGCCACCGAGGGGTTCGCCCAGATCGACCTCGATCCCGCCGACGTCGAGCTCATCGAGCGCGTCAACGGGAAGGGCGTCGCCCCCGCCGACCAGCCGGTCGAGGAGGAGGACTACTGCCCGGTGGTCATCCGCACCAAGGTCTTCCCGTCGCAGTCGATGACGGTCGACCAGGCGCTGGAGCACATGGAGCTCGTCGGCCACGACTTCTTCCTCTTCATCGACGCGGAGACCGACCGCCCGAGCGTCGTCTACCGCCGCAAGGGCTGGGACTACGGCGTCATCGGCCTGGCGGACGGCGAGCAGGAGCTCGCCGGGGCGGGCGCCGGCTCCCGGTCGCTGCGCCGCTGA
- the secA gene encoding preprotein translocase subunit SecA translates to MASVLEKVLRVGEGRTLRKLQNYAKAVNQLEEDFTHLTDEELKNETVELRERHANGESLDDLLPEAFAAVREASRRTLGLRHFDVQIMGGAALHLGNIAEMKTGEGKTLVATLPAYLNAIASRGVHVITVNDYLASYQSELMGRVFRALGMTTGVILAGQTPQERREQYAADITYGTNNEFGFDYLRDNMAWQAADMVQRGHFFAVVDEVDSILIDEARTPLIISGPSAGDANRWFSEFANVAKRLVPEVDYEVDEKKRTVGVLEAGIEKVEDHLGIDNLYESANTPLISFLNNSIKAKALFKKDKDYVVMNGEVLIVDEHTGRILMGRRYNEGIHQAIEAKEGVAVKAENQTLATVTLQNYFRLYKKLSGMTGTAETEAAEFMSTYKLGVVPIPTNRPMQRKDQSDLIYKNEKAKFEQVVEDIAERHASGQPVLVGTTSVEKSEYLSKLLAKKGVRHEVLNAKNHAREAAIVAQAGRLGSVTVATNMAGRGTDIMLGGNAEFLAVAAMNARGLSPVETPEQYETEWDDVFAAVKAEVDQEAEKVIEAGGLYVLGTERHESRRIDNQLRGRSGRQGDPGESRFYLSLTDDLMRLFNNGAAASLMGRDSVPDDVAIESKVVSRAIRSAQGQVEARNAEIRKNVLKYDDVLNRQREAIYGDRRHILEGDDLQERSQRFLEAVIDDVLDSHIGEGNGDDWDFDALWTELKTLYPISITIDEVITEAGSKGRVNRDFVRREILSDAKLAYSKREEQLGEAAMRELERRVVLSVIDRRWREHLYEMDYLKDGIGLRAMAQRDPLVEYQREGFALFQQMMGAIREETVGFLFNLDVEVQGPADAESVGPRIQAKGLAANQATADKLRYTAPTDDGGVEVRNQRGQIEKAATAKAQKDQEAEDAVLIGEDEPEAPQGPPARGAFGQRTDGASAAPQNREERRKADRRK, encoded by the coding sequence TTGGCCTCAGTACTCGAGAAGGTCCTTCGCGTCGGCGAGGGGCGCACGCTCCGCAAGCTGCAGAACTACGCGAAGGCGGTGAACCAGCTCGAGGAGGACTTCACGCACCTCACCGACGAGGAGCTCAAGAACGAGACCGTCGAGCTGCGCGAGCGCCACGCCAACGGCGAGTCGCTCGACGACCTGCTGCCCGAGGCCTTCGCCGCCGTCCGCGAGGCGTCGCGCCGCACGCTCGGCCTCCGCCACTTCGACGTCCAGATCATGGGCGGCGCCGCCCTCCACCTCGGCAACATCGCCGAGATGAAGACGGGAGAGGGCAAGACCCTCGTCGCCACGCTCCCCGCGTACCTCAACGCCATCGCCTCGCGCGGCGTGCACGTCATCACGGTCAACGACTACCTCGCGAGCTACCAGAGCGAGCTCATGGGCCGCGTCTTCCGGGCCCTCGGCATGACCACCGGCGTGATCCTCGCGGGCCAGACCCCGCAGGAGCGCCGCGAGCAGTACGCGGCCGACATCACCTACGGCACGAACAACGAGTTCGGCTTCGACTACCTGCGCGACAACATGGCGTGGCAGGCCGCCGACATGGTCCAGCGCGGGCACTTCTTCGCGGTGGTCGACGAGGTCGACTCCATCCTCATCGACGAGGCGCGCACGCCGCTCATCATCTCCGGCCCCTCGGCGGGCGACGCGAACCGCTGGTTCAGCGAGTTCGCGAACGTCGCCAAGCGCCTCGTCCCCGAGGTCGACTACGAGGTCGACGAGAAGAAGCGCACGGTCGGCGTGCTGGAGGCCGGCATCGAGAAGGTCGAGGACCACCTCGGCATCGACAACCTGTACGAGTCCGCGAACACGCCGCTCATCTCCTTCCTGAACAACTCCATCAAGGCCAAGGCCCTGTTCAAGAAGGACAAGGACTACGTCGTCATGAACGGCGAGGTGCTCATCGTCGACGAGCACACGGGCCGCATCCTCATGGGCCGCCGGTACAACGAGGGCATCCACCAGGCCATCGAGGCCAAGGAGGGCGTCGCGGTCAAGGCCGAGAACCAGACCCTCGCCACCGTGACGCTGCAGAACTACTTCCGCCTCTACAAGAAGCTCTCCGGCATGACGGGAACGGCCGAGACCGAGGCCGCCGAGTTCATGAGCACCTACAAGCTCGGCGTCGTGCCGATCCCCACGAACCGGCCCATGCAGCGCAAGGACCAGTCCGACCTCATCTACAAGAACGAGAAGGCGAAGTTCGAGCAGGTCGTCGAGGACATCGCCGAGCGACACGCCTCCGGCCAGCCCGTCCTCGTCGGCACCACGAGCGTCGAGAAGAGCGAGTACCTCTCCAAGCTCCTCGCCAAGAAGGGCGTCCGCCACGAGGTGCTGAACGCGAAGAACCACGCGCGCGAGGCCGCCATCGTCGCGCAGGCCGGCCGCCTCGGGTCCGTCACGGTCGCCACGAACATGGCCGGCCGCGGCACCGACATCATGCTGGGCGGCAACGCCGAGTTCCTCGCCGTCGCCGCCATGAACGCCCGCGGCCTCAGCCCCGTCGAGACCCCGGAGCAGTACGAGACGGAGTGGGACGACGTGTTCGCCGCGGTCAAGGCCGAGGTGGACCAGGAGGCCGAGAAGGTCATCGAGGCCGGCGGCCTCTACGTGCTCGGCACCGAGCGCCACGAGTCCCGCCGGATTGACAACCAGCTGCGCGGACGCTCGGGCCGTCAGGGCGACCCGGGCGAGAGCCGCTTCTACCTGTCCCTCACGGACGACCTCATGCGCCTGTTCAACAACGGTGCCGCCGCGAGCCTCATGGGCCGTGACAGCGTCCCGGACGACGTGGCCATCGAGTCGAAGGTCGTGAGCCGCGCCATCCGCAGCGCCCAGGGCCAGGTCGAGGCGCGCAACGCCGAGATCCGCAAGAACGTGCTCAAGTACGACGACGTCCTCAACCGCCAGCGCGAGGCCATCTACGGCGACCGCCGTCACATCCTCGAGGGCGACGACCTGCAGGAGCGCTCGCAGCGCTTCCTCGAGGCCGTCATCGACGACGTGCTCGACTCCCACATCGGCGAGGGCAACGGCGACGACTGGGACTTCGACGCCCTCTGGACCGAGCTCAAGACGCTCTACCCGATCTCCATCACGATCGACGAGGTCATCACCGAGGCCGGCAGCAAGGGCCGCGTCAACCGCGACTTCGTCCGCCGCGAGATCCTGTCGGACGCGAAGCTCGCCTACTCGAAGCGCGAGGAGCAGCTCGGCGAGGCGGCCATGCGCGAGCTCGAGCGCCGCGTGGTCCTCTCGGTCATCGACCGCCGCTGGCGCGAGCACCTCTACGAGATGGACTACCTCAAGGACGGCATCGGCCTCCGCGCCATGGCCCAGCGCGACCCGCTGGTCGAGTACCAGCGCGAGGGCTTCGCGCTGTTCCAGCAGATGATGGGCGCGATCCGCGAGGAGACCGTCGGCTTCCTCTTCAACCTGGACGTCGAGGTGCAGGGCCCGGCCGACGCCGAGTCGGTGGGTCCGCGGATCCAGGCCAAGGGACTCGCGGCGAACCAGGCCACCGCCGACAAGCTCCGCTACACGGCGCCGACGGACGACGGCGGGGTCGAGGTCCGCAACCAGCGCGGCCAGATCGAGAAGGCCGCCACCGCCAAGGCGCAGAAGGACCAGGAGGCCGAGGACGCGGTCCTGATCGGCGAGGACGAGCCGGAGGCCCCGCAGGGCCCGCCCGCTCGGGGCGCCTTCGGTCAGCGCACCGACGGTGCGTCGGCCGCCCCCCAGAACCGCGAGGAGCGCCGCAAGGCCGATCGACGCAAGTGA
- a CDS encoding Rv3235 family protein: MSEAVPQEELPDRGSAVTGSAEGASARRSGARKPASPAASAGIPTPGTSSRSSSPTATATVRGTVHKRFDVDDFFGRQPCSSQDLPPSGPLLENLTRCVIEILAGARELDQIARWVSDDVYRHLLKRVVLSARARRTKGQSVTRPVFTIGTVTSFSPRDGVIEAVIVVHGRARARAVAIRLEGLDRRWRATAINVL; this comes from the coding sequence ATGAGTGAAGCAGTGCCACAGGAGGAGCTCCCCGACCGCGGGAGCGCCGTCACGGGCAGCGCCGAAGGGGCCTCCGCACGCCGGTCCGGTGCTCGGAAGCCCGCATCACCAGCCGCATCGGCGGGGATCCCGACGCCAGGGACGTCCAGCCGGTCGTCCAGCCCCACCGCCACCGCCACCGTCCGCGGCACCGTCCACAAGCGCTTCGACGTCGACGACTTCTTCGGCCGGCAGCCGTGCAGCAGCCAGGACCTCCCCCCGTCCGGCCCGCTGCTCGAGAACCTCACGCGCTGCGTCATCGAGATCCTCGCCGGCGCCCGGGAGCTCGACCAGATCGCCCGCTGGGTCAGCGACGACGTCTACCGTCACCTCCTCAAGCGCGTGGTGCTCAGCGCGCGCGCCCGACGCACCAAGGGCCAGTCCGTCACGCGACCGGTCTTCACCATCGGCACGGTCACGTCGTTCTCGCCGCGTGACGGGGTCATCGAGGCCGTCATCGTCGTCCACGGTCGCGCACGCGCTCGCGCCGTCGCCATCCGCCTGGAAGGGCTCGATCGACGCTGGCGGGCCACGGCCATCAACGTCCTGTAG
- a CDS encoding SAF domain-containing protein — protein sequence MPPTPRPARPARRPVWLDPRFVVGLVLVLVSTGGVVALLRSADSSVVVMAAGSPLDAGSTVHASDLVPVRVRIDGAADLYVSPDAADGLVVTRFVGAGELVPRSSLASADSRTTASVVVPTSAGADHLVAAGTVVDVWSASARGSGTNAYDPPRVIVSGATVAQVIQPQGFVADQDHAQVQLTVPRQEVAAVIAATDARDQITLVPVGDAGA from the coding sequence ATGCCTCCCACCCCTCGTCCCGCGCGCCCGGCGCGCCGTCCCGTCTGGCTGGATCCGCGCTTCGTCGTCGGCCTCGTCCTCGTCCTCGTCTCCACGGGCGGCGTCGTGGCGCTCCTCCGTTCCGCGGACTCGTCCGTGGTCGTCATGGCGGCCGGTTCCCCCCTCGATGCCGGGAGCACGGTGCACGCGTCCGACCTCGTGCCGGTCCGGGTGCGCATCGACGGCGCCGCCGACCTCTACGTGTCGCCGGACGCCGCCGACGGGCTCGTCGTCACGCGGTTCGTGGGTGCGGGCGAGCTGGTCCCGCGATCGTCCCTGGCGTCGGCCGACTCGCGCACCACCGCCTCGGTCGTCGTGCCCACGTCCGCCGGGGCCGACCACCTCGTCGCCGCCGGGACCGTGGTCGACGTCTGGTCGGCGTCCGCCAGGGGCAGCGGCACCAACGCCTACGACCCGCCGCGCGTCATCGTGTCGGGCGCGACCGTCGCGCAGGTCATCCAGCCCCAGGGGTTCGTCGCCGACCAGGACCACGCGCAGGTGCAGCTCACCGTCCCCCGTCAGGAGGTGGCGGCCGTCATCGCGGCCACCGACGCACGCGACCAGATCACGCTCGTGCCCGTCGGCGACGCGGGAGCCTGA
- a CDS encoding AAA family ATPase, giving the protein MASLVLALPPRVEDALLRDVVDAGHVVLARVTGAAEVLAAVRAAEADPLHLVIAASPSTLDREVLAELDARGARAVAVASSEADRRNAQALGHHEVVDEGATWQEIEDLLLTVRPLGSIDGTASGVRRADAVAGHLEAGHAGSGSSVDPFDRRRLPDAPSRARRSTRGADAHAEPEVAEGRPSRTRPAAVGRGPRPLRARLGLVRRPRVPAPVVRDPGEDEAGRDRPTGRVIAVWGPQGAPGRTATALAVAGEVAAAGRSVVLVDADVHGGTVAASLGLLDEAPGFAAACRLAAADSLTVEELDRIAQHHPSTRAPGFSVLTGISRPDRWPELAEGRVAAVLQACRTWRDYTVVDASFNLEDDEEISSDMFAPRRNAATHAVLRGADHVVAVVSADTVGLSRFFRAYVQLLEIVDPSRVSVLVNRVRPSAGGWDAAAQVRRTLFRFGSVEADAYVPEDREALDAAVLAGATLREVAPRSPALLEWSRFTRTALLPPEDASRRMRRAGRSARSRGRAPADAGEGRTRPA; this is encoded by the coding sequence GTGGCGTCCCTCGTCCTCGCCCTCCCGCCCCGCGTCGAGGACGCGCTCCTCCGCGACGTCGTCGACGCGGGCCACGTCGTCCTCGCGCGCGTCACGGGGGCGGCCGAGGTGCTCGCCGCCGTCCGGGCCGCGGAGGCGGATCCCCTGCACCTCGTCATCGCGGCGTCGCCCTCGACCCTCGACCGGGAGGTGCTCGCCGAGCTCGATGCCCGGGGCGCCCGGGCCGTGGCCGTGGCCTCCAGCGAAGCGGATCGCCGGAACGCGCAGGCGCTGGGCCACCACGAGGTCGTGGACGAGGGTGCCACCTGGCAGGAGATCGAGGACCTGCTGCTCACGGTGCGCCCGCTGGGGTCGATCGACGGGACGGCATCGGGGGTCCGCCGCGCGGACGCGGTCGCGGGCCACCTGGAGGCGGGTCACGCGGGGTCGGGCAGCTCGGTGGATCCTTTCGACCGGCGCCGTCTGCCCGACGCGCCGTCGCGTGCGCGCAGGTCGACGCGCGGCGCCGACGCCCACGCCGAACCCGAGGTCGCCGAGGGGCGTCCATCGCGCACCCGACCCGCGGCGGTCGGACGCGGTCCCCGGCCGCTGCGCGCGCGTCTCGGGCTCGTCCGACGACCGCGCGTGCCCGCTCCCGTGGTCCGCGACCCGGGCGAGGACGAGGCAGGTCGGGACCGGCCGACGGGACGCGTCATCGCGGTGTGGGGACCCCAGGGCGCGCCCGGCCGCACGGCGACCGCGCTGGCCGTCGCCGGGGAGGTGGCAGCCGCGGGGCGGTCTGTCGTGCTCGTCGACGCCGACGTCCACGGCGGCACCGTGGCGGCATCCCTCGGGCTGCTCGACGAGGCTCCCGGCTTCGCCGCGGCCTGCCGGCTGGCGGCGGCCGACAGCCTCACCGTGGAGGAGCTCGATCGGATCGCCCAGCACCATCCGTCGACGCGCGCCCCCGGCTTCTCCGTGCTCACGGGCATCTCGCGCCCGGACAGGTGGCCGGAGCTCGCGGAGGGGCGGGTCGCGGCCGTGCTGCAGGCGTGTCGCACGTGGCGCGACTACACCGTCGTCGACGCGTCCTTCAACCTCGAGGACGACGAGGAGATCTCGAGCGACATGTTCGCGCCCCGCCGCAACGCGGCCACCCATGCGGTCCTGCGCGGCGCGGACCACGTCGTCGCCGTCGTCTCCGCGGACACGGTGGGCCTGTCGCGCTTCTTCCGCGCCTACGTGCAGCTGCTGGAGATCGTGGATCCGTCGCGGGTCTCGGTGCTCGTGAACCGCGTCCGACCGAGCGCCGGCGGATGGGACGCGGCGGCCCAGGTCCGTCGCACCCTCTTCCGCTTCGGCAGCGTCGAGGCGGACGCCTACGTGCCGGAGGACCGCGAGGCGCTGGACGCCGCCGTGCTCGCCGGGGCGACGCTGCGCGAGGTGGCCCCACGGTCGCCCGCGCTCCTGGAGTGGTCGCGGTTCACCCGGACCGCGCTCCTCCCCCCGGAGGACGCGTCGCGGCGCATGAGGCGCGCCGGTCGGTCGGCCCGGTCCCGCGGCCGCGCTCCCGCAGATGCGGGGGAGGGGCGCACGCGGCCCGCATAG
- a CDS encoding sensor histidine kinase: MSTLSDLVHAQGLSSDADVEWLHLLVGDWQLLADLAFADIVLWVPTVSGSFVAVAHARPSSSATLFYRDFVGQPIKAEWRKQVTDAHETARIIDSSAPDWYEETPTRVRAVPVLRRLAQGSPEVTDTPIAVITRHTNLSETRTPSRQELTFNECANDLFAMIADGDFPDLGSPTGPRRGAPRASDGLLRLDVDGITTFASPNALSAFNRMGFSDELEGESLADATSSLLTGKQLTVDESLPLIVAGRAPWRTDIESRGVTVSLRAIPIRSHGERVGAVVLCRDVTELRHQERELITKDATIREIHHRVKNNLQTVASLLRIQARRSHTEEAREALGHAQRRVGAIAVVHDTLSEGLNQNVDFDAVFDRVLLLIAEVASAHNTRVHPKILGSFGVLPSAYATPLALALTELVTNAVEHGLAGRSGEVAIEATRTEETLTVRVRDDGVGLPEGKVGTGLGTQIVRTLIQGELGGTIDWHTLMGSGTEVTIEVPLRWLAPVTS; the protein is encoded by the coding sequence GTGTCCACGCTCAGCGATCTCGTGCATGCCCAGGGTCTGTCCTCCGACGCGGACGTCGAGTGGCTGCACCTCCTCGTCGGCGACTGGCAGCTCCTCGCCGATCTGGCGTTCGCGGACATCGTGCTGTGGGTCCCGACCGTGTCCGGCAGCTTCGTCGCGGTGGCGCATGCCCGCCCCTCGAGCTCGGCCACGCTGTTCTACCGGGACTTCGTCGGGCAGCCGATCAAGGCCGAGTGGCGCAAGCAGGTGACCGACGCGCACGAGACCGCGCGGATCATCGACTCGTCGGCTCCGGACTGGTACGAGGAGACGCCCACCCGCGTGCGGGCCGTCCCCGTCCTCCGCCGTCTCGCCCAGGGCAGCCCCGAGGTCACCGACACCCCGATCGCGGTCATCACCCGGCACACCAACCTCAGCGAGACGCGGACCCCGAGCCGCCAGGAGCTCACGTTCAACGAGTGCGCCAACGACCTGTTCGCGATGATCGCCGACGGCGACTTCCCCGACCTCGGCTCGCCGACGGGTCCCCGGCGCGGCGCGCCGCGCGCATCCGACGGGCTGCTGCGGCTGGACGTCGACGGCATCACCACCTTCGCGAGCCCCAACGCGCTGAGCGCCTTCAACCGCATGGGGTTCTCGGACGAGCTCGAGGGGGAGTCGCTGGCCGACGCCACGTCGAGCCTGCTCACGGGGAAGCAGCTGACGGTCGACGAGTCGCTCCCGCTCATCGTGGCCGGGCGCGCCCCCTGGCGCACCGACATCGAGTCGCGGGGCGTCACCGTCTCGCTCCGGGCGATCCCGATCCGCAGCCACGGCGAGCGGGTGGGCGCCGTGGTCCTCTGCCGCGACGTGACCGAGCTCCGGCACCAGGAGCGGGAGCTGATCACCAAGGACGCGACCATCCGCGAGATCCACCACCGGGTCAAGAACAACCTGCAGACCGTCGCGAGCCTCCTGCGGATCCAGGCCCGCCGGTCGCACACGGAGGAGGCCCGCGAGGCCCTCGGGCACGCCCAGCGACGCGTGGGCGCCATCGCCGTGGTGCACGACACCCTGAGCGAGGGCCTCAACCAGAACGTCGACTTCGACGCCGTGTTCGACCGGGTGCTGCTGCTCATCGCCGAGGTCGCGTCCGCGCACAACACGCGTGTCCACCCGAAGATCCTCGGCAGCTTCGGCGTGCTGCCGAGCGCCTACGCGACCCCGCTCGCCCTGGCGCTCACCGAGCTCGTGACCAACGCGGTCGAGCACGGCCTGGCCGGGCGCTCGGGTGAGGTGGCCATCGAGGCCACCCGCACCGAGGAGACGCTCACCGTCCGCGTCCGCGACGACGGCGTCGGGCTGCCCGAGGGGAAGGTCGGCACGGGGCTCGGCACGCAGATCGTGCGCACGCTCATCCAGGGGGAGCTCGGCGGCACCATCGACTGGCACACGCTCATGGGCAGCGGCACCGAGGTCACGATCGAGGTGCCCCTCAGGTGGCTGGCTCCCGTCACGTCCTGA
- a CDS encoding WhiB family transcriptional regulator — protein MDWRDKAACLTVDPELFFPVGNTGPAVDQIDKAKAVCGRCSVTEMCLQYALETGQDSGVWGGLSEDERRALKRRAARARRAS, from the coding sequence ATGGATTGGCGTGACAAGGCAGCCTGCCTGACTGTGGACCCCGAGCTGTTCTTCCCCGTGGGGAACACCGGCCCGGCCGTCGACCAGATCGACAAGGCCAAGGCCGTGTGCGGTCGCTGCTCCGTCACCGAGATGTGCCTCCAGTACGCCCTCGAGACCGGCCAGGACTCGGGCGTCTGGGGTGGCCTCAGCGAGGACGAGCGCCGTGCGCTCAAGCGCCGCGCCGCGCGCGCCCGCCGCGCCAGCTGA
- the bcp gene encoding thioredoxin-dependent thiol peroxidase: MSETVRLEKGQPAPDFTLPDQDGAPVTLSDLLGQDIIVYFYPAAGTPGCTTQACDFRDSMDSLQRAGYRVLGVSKDPQEDLARFREEQGLGFTLLSDPDLEVHRAYAAYGEKSLYGKKVTGVIRSTVVVDGEGNVALPLYNVKATGHVASLRKKLGVDA; the protein is encoded by the coding sequence ATGTCCGAGACCGTCCGCCTCGAGAAGGGGCAGCCCGCCCCCGACTTCACCCTGCCCGACCAGGACGGCGCTCCCGTCACGCTGTCGGACCTCCTCGGCCAGGACATCATCGTGTACTTCTACCCGGCAGCTGGCACCCCCGGCTGCACGACGCAGGCCTGCGACTTCCGCGACAGCATGGACTCCCTCCAGCGCGCCGGCTACCGCGTGCTCGGCGTCTCCAAGGACCCGCAGGAGGACCTCGCCCGCTTCCGCGAGGAGCAGGGCCTCGGCTTCACGCTGCTGTCCGACCCCGACCTCGAGGTGCACCGCGCCTATGCCGCGTACGGCGAGAAGTCCCTCTACGGCAAGAAGGTCACCGGCGTGATCCGCTCCACGGTCGTCGTCGACGGCGAGGGGAACGTGGCCCTGCCGCTCTACAACGTCAAGGCCACGGGCCACGTCGCGTCGCTGCGGAAGAAGCTGGGCGTCGACGCCTGA